From a single Lolium rigidum isolate FL_2022 chromosome 7, APGP_CSIRO_Lrig_0.1, whole genome shotgun sequence genomic region:
- the LOC124677243 gene encoding transcription factor BHLH062-like — MVPRDAVNAAVGRSLVQGSVINNKCEKKAPKKIHKSEREKRKRGTQNDLFSELGAMLEPDRQNSGKASVLGDTTRILKDLVSQVESLRKENITLKNESHYVVLERNELRDDNSMLRSEILELHNKLRVHQQSDPIWSQDSTRSALAASYPTSRVFPVQHSPHLPVISATTLPPQPAAPPRELQLFPEVSSASTEDSELSQDQGLSNSVARPQARYPTPAVVLLPVNQFPILPRMGEEQQYSSGTSEEHGLHRV; from the exons ATGGTGCCCAGGGACGCGGTGAATGCAGCCGTCGGGAGGAGCCTCGTCCAAGG GTCCGTCATAAACAACAAGTGTGAGAAGAAGGCTCCCAAGAAAATCCACAAGTCGGAGAGGGAGAAGCGAAAGCGGGGCACGCAGAATGACCTCTTCAGCGAGCTCGGAGCCATGCTAG AACCAGATAGGCAGAACAGCGGGAAGGCATCTGTCTTGGGTGACACCACACGGATACTCAAGGATTTAGTTTCACAAGTGGAATCTCTTCGCAAGGAGAATATCACACTGAAGAATGAATCTCACTAT GTTGTACTGGAGAGAAATGAACTGCGTGATGATAACAGTATGCTTCGCAGCGAAATCTTGGAGCTTCACAACAAGCTTAGAGTGCATCAGCAAAGCGACCCTATTTGGAGCCAGGATAGTACAAGATCAGCTCTTGCAGCATCTTATCCCACAAGCAGAGTGTTCCCAGTACAACATTCTCCACATTTACCAGTCATCTCTGCGACGACACTTCCTCCGCAACCTGCTGCCCCACCACGAGAGCTACAGCTCTTCCCAGAAGTTTCATCTGCATCCACTGAAGACAGCGAACTGTCACAAGACCAGGGGCTTTCAAATAGTGTTGCAAGGCCTCAGGCACGGTACCCGACTCCAGCCGTGGTGTTATTGCCAGTAAACCAATTCCCAATCCTTCCAAGAATgggagaggagcaacagtatagtAGTGGCACTAGTGAGGAACATGGCCTACACCGGGTTTAA